A stretch of the Musa acuminata AAA Group cultivar baxijiao chromosome BXJ2-7, Cavendish_Baxijiao_AAA, whole genome shotgun sequence genome encodes the following:
- the LOC135582678 gene encoding phosphatidylinositol/phosphatidylcholine transfer protein SFH9-like isoform X1: MAIASEDAIERLSMLTDEADDLLKATFQNMHQGHLTHTLMRFLKAREWSVPKAHEMLVNCLNWRVQNQIDDILSKPITPAGLYRGIRESQLIGLSGYSKQGFPVFAIGAGLSTFDKASVRDYVQSHIQINEYRDRVILPAASKKYGRHVGTCYKILDMTGLKFSSLSQIKLLTIIATVDDLNYPEKTETYYVVNAPYIFSACWKVVKPLLQERTRRKIQVLQGCGRDELLKIMDYASLPHFCRREGSSCSGGAAADCYSLDHPFHQQLYRYMKREAERKEAENGGKLGKEGSFPVEVPIPEAIIEWELHNKLGDASGRAMDTPS, from the exons ATGGCGATCGCCTCGGAGGACGCGATCGAGCGGCTTTCCATGCTCACGGACGAAG CCGATGATCTGCTGAAGGCTACATTTCAG AATATGCACCAAGGGCATCTGACACATACTTTGATGCGCTTTCTCAAGGCTAGAGAGTGGAGCGTCCCTAAAGCACATGAGATG CTGGTGAACTGTTTAAACTGGAGGGTACAGAATCAAATTGATGACATTCTGTCT AAACCTATAACTCCAGCAGGCCTATACAGAGGAATTCGTGAATCACAATTAATAGGATTATCAGGGTACTCAAAGCAG GGCTTTCCTGTTTTTGCGATTGGTGCTGGTCTCAGCACATTTGATAAAGCATCT GTTCGCGACTATGTGCAATCACACATTCAAATTAATGAATACCGAGATCGTGTAATCTTG CCTGCTGCGAGTAAGAAATACGGGCGACATGTTGGAACATGCTATAAAATTCTGGATATGACCGGTTTGAAGTTTTCATCCTTGAGCCAGATAAAG TTATTAACCATCATAGCCACTGTCGATGACCTAAATTATCCAGAGAAGACAGAGACGTATTATGTAGTGAATGCTCCATATATCTTTTCAGCTTGTTGGAAG GTCGTGAAGCCACTCCTGCAAGAAAGAACGAGAAGGAAAATTCAAGTGTTGCAGGGCTGTGGCAGAGATGAGTTATTGAAG ATAATGGACTATGCCTCCCTCCCCCACTTCTGTCGAAGAGAAGGTTCTTCGTGTTCTGGAGGCGCCGCCGCCGACTGCTACTCCTTGGACCATCCCTTCCACCAGCAGCTGTACAGGTACATGAAGCGGGAAGCAGAGCGTAAGGAGGCGGAGAATGGTGGGAAGCTTGGGAAGGAAGGGTCGTTCCCCGTGGAGGTGCCGATACCAGAGGCCATCATCGAGTGGGAGCTCCATAACAAGTTGGGGGACGCCAGTGGACGTGCCATGGACACTccatcatga
- the LOC135582678 gene encoding phosphatidylinositol/phosphatidylcholine transfer protein SFH9-like isoform X2 — translation MAIASEDAIERLSMLTDEADDLLKATFQNMHQGHLTHTLMRFLKAREWSVPKAHEMLVNCLNWRVQNQIDDILSKPITPAGLYRGIRESQLIGLSGYSKQGFPVFAIGAGLSTFDKASVRDYVQSHIQINEYRDRVILPAASKKYGRHVGTCYKILDMTGLKFSSLSQIKVVKPLLQERTRRKIQVLQGCGRDELLKIMDYASLPHFCRREGSSCSGGAAADCYSLDHPFHQQLYRYMKREAERKEAENGGKLGKEGSFPVEVPIPEAIIEWELHNKLGDASGRAMDTPS, via the exons ATGGCGATCGCCTCGGAGGACGCGATCGAGCGGCTTTCCATGCTCACGGACGAAG CCGATGATCTGCTGAAGGCTACATTTCAG AATATGCACCAAGGGCATCTGACACATACTTTGATGCGCTTTCTCAAGGCTAGAGAGTGGAGCGTCCCTAAAGCACATGAGATG CTGGTGAACTGTTTAAACTGGAGGGTACAGAATCAAATTGATGACATTCTGTCT AAACCTATAACTCCAGCAGGCCTATACAGAGGAATTCGTGAATCACAATTAATAGGATTATCAGGGTACTCAAAGCAG GGCTTTCCTGTTTTTGCGATTGGTGCTGGTCTCAGCACATTTGATAAAGCATCT GTTCGCGACTATGTGCAATCACACATTCAAATTAATGAATACCGAGATCGTGTAATCTTG CCTGCTGCGAGTAAGAAATACGGGCGACATGTTGGAACATGCTATAAAATTCTGGATATGACCGGTTTGAAGTTTTCATCCTTGAGCCAGATAAAG GTCGTGAAGCCACTCCTGCAAGAAAGAACGAGAAGGAAAATTCAAGTGTTGCAGGGCTGTGGCAGAGATGAGTTATTGAAG ATAATGGACTATGCCTCCCTCCCCCACTTCTGTCGAAGAGAAGGTTCTTCGTGTTCTGGAGGCGCCGCCGCCGACTGCTACTCCTTGGACCATCCCTTCCACCAGCAGCTGTACAGGTACATGAAGCGGGAAGCAGAGCGTAAGGAGGCGGAGAATGGTGGGAAGCTTGGGAAGGAAGGGTCGTTCCCCGTGGAGGTGCCGATACCAGAGGCCATCATCGAGTGGGAGCTCCATAACAAGTTGGGGGACGCCAGTGGACGTGCCATGGACACTccatcatga
- the LOC103981168 gene encoding serine/threonine-protein kinase D6PKL1, which yields MASKTVSKPFMEQQHKIPDVQVLEKAALQPPPLRVPNTNKLESDTPRKLPKSVLQSTSEHKTEEVLVDQILNHQPKESYNISTTKVTVKVAKSLDHGVLVASSNNPKQSGRQADSVDGTETLDASRSQEKKNLEQCSEKNSSSSAKISDGTCSLTKTSGSAKISDRIDSGKSSMCRASTSSDVSDDSTCSSISSSISKPHKANDSRWEAIQAMRARDGVLGLSHFRLLKKLGCGDIGSVYLSELCGTKCYFAMKVMDKGSLASRKKLLRAQTEREILQCLDHPFLPTLYTHFETDKFSCLVMEFCPGGDLHILRQRQPGKYFSEQATKFYVAEVLLALEYLHMLGIVYRDLKPENVLVREDGHIMLSDFDLSLRCAVSPTLIKSSHLNSDSKRSNPLYCVQPACIEPSCVQPSCVALSPRLFSLKSKKEQKQKVETGKQVSALPELIAEPTDARSMSFVGTHEYLAPEIIKGEGHGSAVDWWTFGIFLYELLFGKTPFKGSGNRATLFNVVGQPLRFPEFPVVSFGARDLIRGLLVKEPQHRLAYKRGATEIKQHPFFEGVNWALIRCASPPEIPKPYEIFQPPGVVSSAIQKDATASEKSSDNYLEFDFF from the exons ATGGCTTCCAAGACAGTTTCCAAACCTTTCATGGAACAGCAACACAAGATACCTGATGTTCAAGTTCTAGAAAAAGCTGCTTTGCAGCCTCCTCCTTTACGGGTACCTAACACAAACAAATTGGAATCTGATACACCAAGAAAGTTGCCAAAGTCTGTGCTTCAGAGCACATCAGAGCATAAAACCGAAGAAGTGTTGGTGGACCAAATTTTGAATCACCAACCAAAGGAGTCTTATAACATTTCAACTACTAAAGTTACCGTAAAGGTTGCCAAATCTCTAGATCATGGTGTCTTGGTCGCATCCTCCAATAATCCGAAGCAATCCGGCCGACAGGCTGATTCTGTGGACGGCACAGAGACTTTGGATGCCAGCAgatctcaagaaaagaaaaacttaGAGCAGTGCAGTGAGAAAAATAGCTCATCTTCTGCCAAAATCAGTGATGGCACTTGCAGTTTGACAAAAACTAGTGGGAGTGCCAAAATAAGTGATCGGATTGATAGCGGCAAGAGTAGTATGTGCAGAGCTAGTACAAGCAGTGATGTTAGTGATGATAGCACTTGTAGCAGCATAAGCAGCAGCATTAGCAAGCCTCACAAAGCAAATGATTCAAGATGGGAAGCAATTCAAGCTATGAGGGCGAGAGATGGGGTTCTCGGTTTGAGCCATTTCCGGCTATTAAAAAAGCTGGGTTGCGGAGATATAGGCAGTGTGTATTTGTCAGAGTTGTGTGGGACTAAGTGTTATTTTGCAATGAAGGTCATGGATAAAGGATCTCTAGCTAGTCGTAAGAAGCTGCTCAGAGCCCAGACAGAAAGGGAGATATTGCAATGCCTGGATCACCCATTTCTTCCAACATTGTATACGCACTTTGAGACAGACAAATTTTCCTGCTTGGTGATGGAGTTTTGTCCTGGAGGAGATTTGCACATACTCAGACAGAGACAGCCTGGAAAATATTTCTCAGAACAAGCTACCAA ATTTTATGTAGCAGAGGTTCTCCTTGCTCTGGAATACCTGCACATGCTGGGTATCGTCTACCGTGACCTCAAGCCTGAGAATGTGCTTGTTCGAGAAGATGGCCACATCATGCTCTCTGATTTTGACCTCTCACTCCGTTGTGCTGTTAGCCCCACCCTCATCAAATCCTCCCACCTCAACTCGGACTCCAAACGTAGTAATCCTCTCTACTGTGTTCAACCTGCTTGTATCGAACCATCCTGTGTCCAGCCTTCTTGTGTGGCCCTCTCCCCTCGATTATTCTCCTTGAAGTCGAAGAAGGAGCAGAAACAGAAGGTTGAAACTGGAAAACAGGTCAGTGCACTTCCAGAGCTCATTGCGGAGCCTACCGATGCGCGGTCAATGTCATTCGTTGGTACCCATGAGTACCTGGCTCCTGAGATCATCAAGGGGGAAGGGCATGGTAGTGCTGTCGATTGGTGGACGTTTGGCATCTTCCTCTATGAACTTTTGTTTGGAAAGACACCCTTTAAGGGGTCAGGCAACCGGGCTACACTGTTTAACGTAGTTGGGCAACCACTGAGATTTCCCGAGTTTCCAGTTGTGAGCTTTGGTGCTCGAGATCTTATCAGGGGATTGCTTGTTAAAGAGCCACAACACCGGCTCGCTTACAAGCGTGGGGCTACGGAGATAAAGCAACACCCATTCTTCGAGGGTGTTAACTGGGCTTTGATAAGATGTGCAAGTCCACCCGAGATCCCAAAGCCATACGAGATTTTTCAGCCCCCGGGGGTTGTATCATCGGCAATCCAGAAGGACGCCACCGCCTCCGAGAAAAGTTCTGATAACTACCTGGAATTTGATTTTTTCTAG
- the LOC103981153 gene encoding uncharacterized protein LOC103981153 produces the protein MASRMLDHDGASPAKIFIGGLPKDTTLETFVKHFEKYGEIVDSVIMKDRNTNKPRGFGFITYKDAAVVDQVIEDTHVFNGKTVEIKRTIPKGVAPLKDFKTRKIFVGGIPITLTEDEFKNFFSEFGRVEDHEIMRDHTTNRSCGFGFIVFEKEKDVDDLLAKKGNMIDLAGTKVEIKKAEPKKSANTPLSAFGGESRARHYGDSFGGFGGSYGGLGGGYGPSSYRAPGGFGPRPGGYGGYGSVSGEYGGYAGGLGEYHAESSLGYSSRFGSYGGGFGGGGGFGGGYGGGGVRGHGRETGGYGGSSYGGGYDSSPGGYGLYGSRGGGYGGGADRYHPYGR, from the exons ATGGCCTCCAGAATGCTGGATCACGATGGTGCGAGTCCCGC AAAGATCTTTATTGGAGGGCTTCCGAAGGATACGACACTTG AAACATTTGTTAAACACTTTGAGAAGTATGGAGAGATAGTAGATTCAGTGATAATGAAAGATCGAAACACAAACAAGCCAAGAGGGTTTGGATTCATCACCTACAAAGACGCTGCAGTTGTTGACCAAGTCATCGAGGACACACATGTTTTTAATGGAAAAACG GTGGAAATTAAAAGAACTATTCCAAAAGGTGTCGCTCCTTTGAAGGATTTTAAGACAAGAAAGATATTTGTTGGTGGAATACCAATAACGCTTACTGAAG ATGAATTCAAGAACTTCTTTTCTGAGTTTGGAAGGGTGGAAGATCATGAAATTATGCGTGACCATACAACCAACAGATCTTGTGGATTTGGTTTTATAGtctttgagaaagaaaaagatgtaGATGATTTATTAGCCAAAAAGGGAAATATGATCGATCTAGCTGGTACTAAG GTGGAAATCAAGAAGGCTGAACCAAAGAAATCTGCGAATACACCACTTTCTGCCTTTGGTGGTGAATCTAGGGCTCGTCACTATGGGGATAGTTTTGGTGGATTTGGTGGCTCGTATGGTGGCTTGGGTGGTGGTTATGGCCCTTCATCTTACAGGGCACCAGGAGGTTTTGGTCCTAGACCCGGGGGTTATGGTGGTTATGGGAGTGTCTCTGGTGAATATGGTGGTTATGCTGGGGGATTAGGGGAGTACCATGCAGAATCTTCACTTGGCTATTCTAGTCGTTTTGGTTCATATGGGGGAGGGTTTGGTGGTGGTGGAGGCTTTGGTGGTGGCTACGGAGGTGGTGGTGTACGTGGGCATGGGCGTGAAACTGGGGGTTACGGTGGTTCTAGCTATGGAGGTGGTTATGATTCTTCTCCAGGTGGTTATGGACTCTATGGTAGCAGAGGAGGAGGCTATGGCGGTGGTGCTGATCGATACCACCCATATGGAAGATAG